In one Musa acuminata AAA Group cultivar baxijiao chromosome BXJ2-5, Cavendish_Baxijiao_AAA, whole genome shotgun sequence genomic region, the following are encoded:
- the LOC135612756 gene encoding G2/mitotic-specific cyclin-2-like: MDRVDENSRGMMKPATFRDMGDRRALRDIRNLVGAPPYPCVINKRGLTEKSNLDDKNPSFVARRPVTRKFAATLASKPQAYRQHEQVGNESQHEMLPPSVSSSTALDSSIAIDVDNCSLSDDIELPTVEEMEEMDNCDLKEVEMEDIVAETVPDIDICDSNNPLAVVEYVEEIYNFYRQTEVTGCASPQYMSHQFDINEKMRAILIDWLIEVHYKFELMEETLFLTVNIIDRFLARQTVVRKKLQLVGVTAMLLACKYEEVSVPVVEDLVLISDRAYTRDEILDMERLILNTLQFNMSVPTPYVFMRRFLKAADSDRKLELLSFFIIELCLVEYKMLKFRPSLLAAAAIYTAQCSLRGFKYWTKTSEMHTAYSEEQLLECTQLMVDFHQKAGLGKLTGVHRKYSTFKYGHTAKSAPALFLTNTGLQC, from the exons ATGGATAGAGTTGACGAGAACAGCCGGGGCATGATGAAACCAGCGACTTTCCGAG ATATGGGCGATCGAAGAGCGTTGAGGGATATAAGGAATTTGGTGGGAGCGCCACCGTATCCTTGTGTGATCAACAAGAGGGGATTGACAGA AAAGAGTAATTTGGATGATAAGAACCCATCGTTCGTGGCTCGACGGCCAGTGACAAG AAAATTTGCGGCTACATTGGCAAGCAAACCACAAGCTTATCGCCAG CATGAGCAAGTGGGAAACGAGAGCCAGCACGAGATGTTGCCACCATCTGTATCAAGTTCAACTGCTTTGGATAGTTCTATTGCCATCGATGTGGATAATTGTAGCTTAAGTGACGACATAGAGTTGCCCACGGTAGAAGAGATGGAAGAAATG GATAACTGCGATCTCAAGGAGGTCGAAATGGAGGATATCGTTGCTGAGACTGTTCCGGATATCGATATCTGTGATTCAAATAACCCACTTGCAGTGGTTGAATATGTAGAAGAGATATACAACTTCTATAGACAAACCGAG GTTACAGGTTGTGCGAGTCCCCAGTACATGTCCCACCAATTTGACATCAATGAAAAAATGAGAGCTATTCTCATCGACTGGCTTATAGAG GTGCACTACAAATTTGAGCTGATGGAGGAGACTCTCTTTCTAACTGTAAATATCATAGATCGGTTTTTAGCGAGACAAACTGTGGTAAGAAAGAAGCTTCAATTGGTGGGAGTTACAGCTATGCTTCTTGCTTGCAAGTACGAGGAAGTCTCTGTCCCAGTGGTAGAGGATCTAGTGCTCATCTCTGACCGAGCTTACACGAGGGATGAAATACTTGATATG GAAAGGCTGATCCTCAATACATTGCAATTCAATATGTCTGTGCCAACTCCTTACGTTTTCATGAGAAGGTTTCTCAAGGCAGCCGACTCTGACAGAAAG CTAGAGCTTCTGTCATTCTTCATCATAGAGCTTTGTCTGGTCGAGTACAAAATGCTCAAGTTCCGCCCTTCTCTGTTGGCTGCTGCTGCAATCTACACTGCTCAGTGTTCTCTTAGAGGATTCAAGTATTGGACGAAAACTAGCGAGATGCACACTGCCTATTCAGAGGAGCAACTCCT CGAGTGCACTCAGCTAATGGTGGATTTCCACCAGAAGGCTGGTCTGGGGAAGCTGACTGGGGTACACAGGAAGTACAGCACCTTCAAATATGGACACACAGCAAAATCAGCACCAGCTCTCTTTTTGACGAACACTGGTCTCCAGTGCTAA